A DNA window from Bacteroides cellulosilyticus contains the following coding sequences:
- a CDS encoding DUF4450 domain-containing protein → MKRIFFYTFISLLPAFAYAQYTTGNKPKSAGDRIESTSYNDHKRGAARTLQYRPDGEDFVSVNGKNRYTRALYGSHTAFRLETSDRPIFAVYEKRNSKNIHFHLVLADSSVTPLEETAWCESRYTPGRRSYRLKHPSWGADAELQISALALPDEDAAIWKITPVNMPVGAVLRPMLSEIRLNRLSRNGDMGADPPGCFDAPEQPQQLQSLGISLFDRQDVYVLVRDYSLVVPSQEEGISLYNKSEQARADLASRIRITTPDPYFNTLGGALAVAADGIWDGEVWLHGAIGWRMPLSGWRAAYTGDALGWHDRARTHFNAYAASQVTEVPNTIPHPAQDSALALARSEKKWGTPQYSNGYICRNPRRNDQMHHYDMNLCYIDELLWHFNWTGDLEYARRMWPVLTRHLAWEKRNYDPDNDGLYDAYACIWASDALYYNSGAVTHSSAYNYRSNRLAAMIAEKIGEDPASYREEADRILKALNARLWMPERGHWAEFQDFMGHKRLHTSPGVWTIYHALDSDIADPFQAYLATSYVDREIPHIPVRGDGLKDEGYATISTTNWLPYSWSINNVAFAEVMHTALAYFQAGRADAGFHLLKSSVLDGMYLGESPGNFGQISFYDAARGECYRDFGDPIGVASRVLIQGLYGILPDAMNGRLLVKPGLPSSWPFASLHTPDIDFDFKHTNEAVTSYTIIHRLPAVRTLELQFPAQRSEVAKLTVNGKPATWTLVENSITRPVLSVITPASSDEKVEINIEWGGEVLGSPTKSQIEATPAEAPVRFVPMQQGDMKWWAPVDNPMAADKGNSTQFSAFAKVNSSKCEPVVMDEQFNSAVTDIFRNEYLSPRSPYTTLQIPKQGIGEWCHPLHTVDIDDSGLRSSVQKGVLNTKLGVPFRTPAEGQNIAFTSLWDNYPDSLTVSLKGKASRAYLLMAGSTNHMQCHIDNGLIRVYYKDGTCDKMALRNPDNWAPIEHIFFEDGMAFNRHAPALYRLRLKTGEVSNNFGEELGFPGASRELDGGGAILLEMPLNPDKKLSHLVLETLSNDVVIGLMGITLQR, encoded by the coding sequence ATGAAACGAATCTTTTTCTATACCTTCATCTCCTTGTTGCCTGCTTTCGCCTATGCGCAATATACCACCGGTAATAAACCGAAAAGTGCCGGCGACCGCATCGAATCCACCTCTTACAATGATCATAAGCGGGGTGCTGCCCGTACCCTGCAATATCGCCCGGACGGTGAAGATTTTGTAAGTGTCAATGGAAAGAACCGCTATACTCGTGCCCTTTATGGCAGCCATACCGCTTTCCGTCTGGAAACGAGTGACCGTCCTATTTTTGCTGTCTACGAAAAGCGCAACAGTAAGAATATACATTTCCATCTCGTACTGGCTGATAGTTCAGTGACTCCATTGGAAGAAACCGCTTGGTGTGAGTCTCGCTACACCCCCGGACGGCGTTCCTATCGTCTGAAGCACCCCTCCTGGGGAGCAGATGCTGAACTGCAAATCTCTGCTCTTGCTTTGCCGGATGAAGATGCTGCCATTTGGAAGATTACTCCCGTAAATATGCCTGTAGGTGCAGTCTTGCGCCCTATGTTGAGTGAAATCCGCCTGAACAGATTGAGCCGTAACGGTGACATGGGGGCCGATCCTCCCGGTTGTTTTGATGCGCCCGAGCAACCTCAGCAATTACAATCATTGGGTATCTCCCTTTTCGACCGGCAGGATGTTTATGTACTTGTACGTGACTATTCCTTGGTAGTACCTTCACAGGAAGAAGGCATTTCCCTTTATAATAAGTCTGAACAAGCTCGTGCCGATCTTGCCTCACGTATCAGGATCACAACCCCCGATCCATACTTTAATACTCTGGGTGGTGCTCTTGCCGTAGCTGCTGATGGCATCTGGGATGGTGAAGTCTGGTTGCATGGGGCTATTGGCTGGCGCATGCCTCTCAGTGGCTGGCGTGCTGCTTATACCGGTGATGCCTTAGGTTGGCACGACCGTGCCCGTACGCACTTCAATGCTTATGCCGCCAGTCAGGTGACAGAGGTGCCGAACACGATTCCACACCCTGCACAGGATTCAGCTCTTGCTTTGGCACGCTCTGAAAAGAAGTGGGGAACCCCACAATACAGTAACGGCTATATCTGCCGTAACCCCCGTCGGAACGATCAGATGCATCATTATGACATGAATCTTTGTTATATTGATGAACTCTTGTGGCATTTCAACTGGACCGGTGATTTGGAATACGCCCGCCGTATGTGGCCTGTCCTGACCCGTCACCTTGCCTGGGAAAAACGAAACTATGATCCCGATAATGACGGACTTTATGATGCCTATGCCTGCATCTGGGCAAGTGATGCCCTTTATTATAATAGTGGTGCGGTCACTCATTCTTCTGCCTATAACTATCGTTCCAATCGCCTCGCGGCTATGATTGCCGAGAAGATTGGCGAAGACCCTGCATCCTATCGTGAAGAAGCTGACAGAATACTGAAAGCTCTGAATGCCCGCCTTTGGATGCCCGAACGTGGACATTGGGCTGAGTTTCAGGATTTCATGGGGCATAAACGTCTGCATACCAGTCCCGGTGTATGGACTATCTATCATGCATTGGATAGTGACATCGCCGATCCTTTCCAAGCCTATCTTGCCACCAGTTATGTGGATCGCGAAATACCACATATCCCCGTTCGTGGCGATGGCTTGAAAGATGAAGGTTATGCTACTATTTCCACTACGAACTGGTTGCCTTATTCCTGGAGTATCAACAACGTTGCTTTTGCCGAAGTGATGCATACTGCTCTTGCTTATTTTCAGGCAGGACGTGCGGATGCAGGTTTCCATCTGCTCAAGAGTTCTGTCCTCGATGGCATGTATCTGGGTGAAAGCCCCGGTAACTTCGGGCAAATCAGTTTTTATGATGCTGCCCGTGGAGAGTGTTACCGTGACTTCGGAGATCCTATAGGTGTAGCTTCCCGTGTATTGATACAAGGACTCTATGGTATCCTTCCTGATGCCATGAACGGACGCCTGCTGGTGAAACCCGGCTTACCTTCCTCTTGGCCTTTTGCATCTCTGCATACTCCGGATATTGATTTTGACTTTAAGCATACTAATGAAGCGGTAACATCCTATACAATCATCCACCGATTACCTGCGGTGCGTACATTGGAGCTTCAGTTTCCGGCACAGCGCTCGGAAGTGGCGAAACTTACAGTCAATGGAAAGCCTGCAACATGGACATTGGTAGAGAACTCCATCACCCGTCCGGTACTTTCCGTTATTACCCCTGCTTCCTCGGATGAAAAAGTGGAAATTAACATTGAATGGGGTGGGGAAGTGCTTGGTAGTCCGACAAAGTCTCAGATAGAAGCTACCCCTGCCGAAGCTCCTGTTCGTTTCGTTCCGATGCAACAAGGGGATATGAAATGGTGGGCTCCTGTAGATAATCCGATGGCCGCAGATAAGGGTAATTCTACTCAGTTCTCCGCCTTTGCTAAAGTCAATTCTTCTAAGTGTGAACCGGTTGTGATGGATGAGCAATTCAATTCTGCCGTTACAGATATATTCCGTAATGAGTATCTTTCACCCCGTTCTCCTTATACCACTTTGCAGATACCCAAGCAAGGCATCGGTGAATGGTGCCATCCTTTGCATACGGTGGATATTGATGATTCCGGGCTTCGTTCTTCCGTTCAGAAGGGAGTGTTGAATACTAAGCTGGGAGTTCCTTTCCGTACTCCTGCTGAGGGTCAAAATATAGCTTTCACATCCTTGTGGGATAATTATCCGGATAGTTTGACGGTCTCTCTCAAAGGAAAGGCATCCCGTGCCTATTTACTCATGGCAGGTAGCACCAATCACATGCAGTGCCATATTGACAATGGGCTGATACGTGTTTATTACAAAGATGGTACTTGCGATAAGATGGCTTTGCGTAATCCCGATAACTGGGCGCCCATTGAGCATATTTTCTTTGAAGATGGTATGGCTTTCAACCGACATGCTCCGGCACTTTATCGCCTGCGTCTTAAAACGGGTGAGGTCAGCAATAACTTTGGAGAAGAATTAGGCTTTCCCGGTGCCTCCCGTGAATTGGATGGTGGTGGTGCCATATTGCTTGAAATGCCCTTGAATCCTGATAAGAAACTTTCCCACCTCGTTCTTGAAACTCTTTCTAATGATGTGGTGATTGGGTTGATGGGAATTACATTGCAACGATAA
- a CDS encoding PepSY-associated TM helix domain-containing protein, giving the protein MRKIFRNIHLWLSVPFGILITLICFSGAALVFEKEVMELCHRELYFVKKVEAAPLPMEQLMTKVAATLPDSVSVTGVNISSDPERAYQVTLSKPRRASMYVDQYTGEIMGKYERAPFFNFMFRMHRWLLDSMKQDGGIFWGKMIVGTSTLMFVFVLISGVVVWWPRTRKALKNSLKIVANKGWRRFWYDLHVAGGMYALVFLLAMSLTGLTWSFQWYRTGFYKTFGVEVQPGMGHGNAAANATAKGGKREKSPEGRSGRPWNRGEKPEGRGEHSESREGRKHSPYTNWQQIYEQLAEANPDYKLISVSDGSASVALPRFGNQRGTDRYKFNPRNGEITETTLYKDLDNSGKIRGWIYSVHVGSWGGMLTRILTFIAALVGASLPLTGYYLWIRRLKKRKIKREAIR; this is encoded by the coding sequence ATGAGAAAGATATTCCGTAATATACACTTATGGCTTTCCGTTCCTTTCGGAATACTGATCACGTTGATCTGCTTTTCGGGTGCGGCACTGGTATTCGAGAAAGAAGTGATGGAACTTTGCCATCGCGAGCTCTACTTTGTGAAAAAGGTTGAGGCTGCTCCGCTACCCATGGAGCAATTGATGACTAAAGTAGCGGCAACCTTGCCCGATAGCGTATCAGTGACCGGCGTTAATATTTCGTCTGATCCTGAACGGGCTTACCAGGTCACGCTTTCCAAACCCCGTCGTGCATCTATGTATGTGGATCAGTATACGGGTGAGATTATGGGTAAATATGAACGAGCGCCCTTTTTCAACTTTATGTTCCGGATGCACCGTTGGTTGCTGGACAGCATGAAGCAGGATGGCGGCATCTTCTGGGGGAAGATGATTGTCGGTACCAGTACGTTGATGTTCGTGTTTGTACTGATATCGGGTGTAGTCGTTTGGTGGCCGCGTACGCGCAAGGCATTGAAGAACAGTCTGAAGATTGTAGCGAATAAAGGTTGGCGTCGTTTTTGGTACGACTTGCATGTGGCAGGCGGAATGTATGCACTTGTCTTCTTGCTCGCTATGTCTCTTACAGGATTAACATGGTCTTTCCAGTGGTACAGGACAGGATTTTATAAAACCTTTGGCGTGGAAGTGCAGCCCGGTATGGGGCATGGAAATGCGGCAGCCAATGCGACGGCCAAAGGCGGTAAACGGGAGAAGAGTCCCGAAGGCAGAAGTGGAAGACCCTGGAATAGAGGTGAAAAGCCTGAAGGCAGGGGAGAACATTCCGAAAGTCGGGAAGGAAGGAAACACTCTCCTTATACTAATTGGCAACAGATATACGAACAGTTGGCCGAGGCAAATCCGGACTACAAACTAATCAGCGTATCCGATGGTTCTGCCAGTGTTGCTCTCCCTCGTTTCGGCAACCAGCGGGGAACAGACCGTTATAAGTTTAATCCACGTAATGGCGAGATTACCGAAACAACGCTCTATAAGGATCTGGATAACTCCGGTAAAATCCGTGGATGGATTTACTCCGTGCACGTGGGCAGTTGGGGAGGTATGCTGACAAGAATATTGACGTTTATTGCCGCCTTGGTAGGTGCAAGTCTTCCATTAACAGGATATTACTTGTGGATACGTCGATTAAAGAAGCGAAAAATAAAAAGAGAAGCAATACGTTAG
- a CDS encoding TonB-dependent receptor, which yields MISGKILSTEKEIVDFATVYLKGTSYGGTTNQEGIYHIKAPAGNYTLVVSAIGYKTVEKQVKLIAGERAKQNLTITPETQQLDEVTIVSTGVTRLKRSAFNAVAVDTKELQNTTKNLSDALTKAPGMKLRESGGVGSDMQLMLDGFSGKHVKVFIDGVPQEGVGNSFGLNNIPVNFADRIEVYKGVVPVGFGTDAIGGVINIVTNKKRRRWFLDASYSYGSFNTHKSYVNFGQTFKNGFTYEINAFQNYSDNDYHVEAPVEDFETGRIDRDKKVRVKRFNDTYHNEAIIGKIGFIDKSWADRLLLGFTYSHMYKDIQTGVRQEIVYGQKHRKGHSLMPSLEYSKRDLLTKGLDMALTVNYNKNETTNVDTASYKYNWYGQKALLNSPGEQSYQHSRADNNNWNGTLTVNYRIDKAQMLTFNHVLNAFHRSNTSLLAKEEQKEAIAKETRKNISGLSYRLMPSENWNFSVFGKYYHQFVGGPMATSSNQSEYVRTTRDVSSMGYGAAGTYFILPGLQAKLSYEKAYRLPTIEEMFGDEDLEMGDIGIKPENSDNLNLNLSYTRTFGKHSVYVEGGLIYRNTKDYIQRNIADLSGGKSAATYINYGKVLTKGFNVSARYGFGRWLSVGGNFTQMNVRDNMKTSISSSAANLAYKERMPNLPYMFADSDVTFYWRNLWKKGNTLTVSYDNQYLHSFTYYSSNIGSNKDDYVVPNQFSHNLALSYSLRNGRYNLSFECRNFTDEKLYDNFSLQKPGRAFYGKVRVYFGN from the coding sequence ATGATTTCCGGCAAGATACTGTCTACCGAGAAGGAAATCGTTGATTTTGCGACTGTCTACTTGAAAGGAACCAGCTATGGAGGTACTACCAACCAAGAAGGTATCTATCATATAAAGGCTCCCGCAGGCAATTATACCCTGGTAGTGTCTGCCATCGGCTATAAGACAGTAGAGAAACAAGTGAAGCTGATTGCAGGGGAGCGCGCGAAACAGAACCTCACGATTACTCCCGAGACACAGCAGTTGGACGAAGTGACCATTGTTTCTACAGGAGTAACCCGCTTGAAGAGATCAGCCTTTAATGCAGTGGCTGTCGATACGAAAGAGTTACAGAACACTACTAAGAATCTGAGTGATGCCTTAACCAAGGCACCGGGTATGAAACTTCGTGAATCGGGTGGTGTAGGTTCGGATATGCAACTCATGCTGGATGGATTCAGTGGAAAGCACGTCAAGGTATTCATTGACGGTGTACCGCAGGAAGGCGTAGGAAACTCTTTCGGGCTGAATAATATTCCTGTGAACTTTGCCGATCGGATTGAGGTCTATAAAGGAGTAGTACCTGTGGGATTCGGTACCGATGCCATCGGTGGGGTCATCAATATTGTAACCAACAAGAAACGTCGACGCTGGTTTCTGGATGCCTCCTATTCTTATGGCTCATTTAATACACATAAATCATACGTCAACTTCGGACAAACCTTTAAGAATGGTTTTACGTATGAAATCAATGCTTTCCAGAATTATTCAGATAACGACTATCATGTAGAGGCACCGGTAGAAGACTTCGAAACCGGCAGAATTGACAGGGATAAGAAGGTACGTGTAAAGCGCTTCAACGATACATATCATAATGAAGCCATTATCGGAAAGATTGGTTTTATAGATAAGTCGTGGGCGGATCGTTTGTTGTTGGGTTTCACCTATTCGCACATGTATAAGGATATACAGACCGGTGTCCGCCAGGAAATCGTATACGGTCAGAAGCATCGTAAAGGCCATTCACTGATGCCTTCATTGGAATATAGCAAGCGTGACCTGCTCACTAAAGGTCTGGATATGGCACTGACCGTCAATTACAATAAGAATGAAACTACCAATGTGGATACTGCTTCATACAAATACAATTGGTATGGGCAGAAGGCCCTGTTGAACTCTCCCGGTGAACAGTCTTACCAACATTCACGGGCGGACAATAACAACTGGAACGGTACGCTGACCGTGAACTACCGCATTGATAAGGCGCAAATGTTGACTTTCAATCATGTACTGAATGCTTTCCACCGTTCCAACACCTCGCTGCTTGCCAAGGAAGAGCAAAAAGAGGCTATCGCTAAGGAGACCCGCAAGAATATTTCCGGCCTGTCCTATCGCCTGATGCCGTCTGAAAACTGGAACTTCTCCGTATTCGGCAAATATTATCACCAGTTTGTAGGAGGGCCGATGGCTACATCCAGTAATCAGAGTGAGTATGTGCGCACTACCCGTGATGTGAGTTCCATGGGCTATGGTGCAGCCGGAACCTATTTCATATTGCCCGGCCTTCAGGCCAAATTGTCCTATGAGAAAGCCTACCGACTGCCTACTATTGAAGAAATGTTCGGTGATGAAGACCTGGAAATGGGAGATATCGGCATTAAGCCTGAGAATAGCGACAACCTGAACCTTAACCTCAGCTATACCCGGACATTCGGGAAACACTCCGTATATGTGGAAGGAGGCCTGATATACCGTAATACAAAAGACTATATTCAGCGTAACATTGCTGACCTGAGCGGAGGTAAATCAGCTGCTACCTATATAAATTATGGTAAGGTGTTGACGAAAGGCTTTAATGTTTCCGCCCGATATGGTTTCGGAAGATGGCTGAGTGTTGGAGGAAACTTTACGCAGATGAACGTGCGTGACAACATGAAGACCTCGATCTCCAGCAGTGCGGCCAATCTTGCCTATAAGGAGCGTATGCCCAATCTGCCGTATATGTTTGCCGATTCGGATGTGACGTTCTATTGGCGCAACCTTTGGAAGAAGGGTAATACACTGACGGTTTCCTACGACAACCAGTATCTGCATAGTTTTACTTATTATTCATCTAATATCGGATCGAATAAGGACGATTATGTGGTACCTAATCAGTTCTCGCACAATCTGGCGCTTTCTTATAGCCTGCGCAACGGACGGTATAATTTATCGTTTGAATGCCGCAACTTCACGGACGAGAAACTGTATGACAACTTCAGTCTTCAGAAGCCCGGACGGGCATTCTACGGGAAAGTGAGGGTATACTTTGGAAATTAA
- a CDS encoding DUF4374 domain-containing protein codes for MKKKNFLTGLFATAITGLALTACTDNEPSLGGGTEGRGEYVIASSVTASGNTTNVLLTSETLDKGTVSAINNGLVNDGASQWIFYKDQYLYGLTYNQGNAGTTRSFVMNSNYEMVARSGEYAVKRFTSYGIYGGYIITSSTGDGYTGYADDNGYLPKTFLLSYLDVEAETYKTNDTQNKAYLSENFLGNGEFVTLAGILQHGNKIYSAAVPMGLSQYGAAYNNGEWVLPGNQDLIKTEDGGSNSSSYKKGELQWTQYPNECWVAIFDDETLTSKKLISTDRISYACGRNRSQYYQTIWEADNGDVYVFSPSYAKTMDDARQQTTLPAGVVRIPNGTEDFDDYYCDLEAQSDGKSFLRCWHITGDYFLMLMYDRPLTEDDFTANQLAIFKAGDKKLTYVTGLPETNLISGFGNAPYTENGNVYLTVTTTEGYPAIYKINPSSATATKGVTIEATQISGVGRLTPTK; via the coding sequence ATGAAGAAGAAGAACTTTTTAACCGGACTTTTTGCAACAGCAATAACCGGACTGGCGCTGACAGCGTGTACTGACAATGAACCGAGCCTTGGTGGTGGCACTGAAGGTAGAGGCGAGTATGTGATAGCATCCTCGGTTACAGCTTCGGGAAATACTACGAACGTTCTATTGACTTCCGAAACATTGGATAAAGGAACGGTTTCCGCCATAAATAATGGCCTTGTGAATGACGGTGCGTCACAATGGATCTTTTATAAAGATCAATATCTGTATGGTTTGACCTACAATCAGGGTAATGCCGGTACTACCCGTTCATTCGTCATGAACTCAAATTACGAAATGGTGGCACGCTCGGGCGAGTATGCAGTGAAGCGGTTCACCAGCTATGGTATTTACGGGGGATATATCATCACTTCTTCTACAGGTGACGGATATACCGGGTATGCCGATGATAATGGTTACTTACCTAAGACATTCCTGCTTTCTTATCTGGATGTAGAGGCCGAAACTTATAAGACCAATGACACTCAAAACAAGGCCTATCTCTCAGAGAATTTCCTGGGAAATGGTGAGTTTGTGACGCTGGCAGGTATTTTACAACACGGCAACAAGATTTACAGCGCAGCTGTTCCGATGGGGCTGAGCCAGTATGGTGCAGCGTACAATAATGGCGAGTGGGTGTTGCCGGGTAATCAAGACCTGATAAAGACGGAAGACGGTGGCTCAAACAGCAGCAGCTATAAGAAAGGCGAGTTGCAATGGACACAATATCCCAATGAGTGTTGGGTAGCCATCTTCGATGATGAGACTCTTACCAGCAAGAAACTGATCAGTACAGACCGGATCAGCTATGCTTGCGGGCGCAATAGATCTCAGTATTACCAGACAATCTGGGAAGCAGATAACGGTGACGTCTACGTTTTCTCTCCCAGTTATGCCAAGACGATGGACGATGCACGCCAACAGACCACTCTGCCTGCCGGTGTAGTACGTATTCCTAACGGCACGGAAGACTTTGACGATTACTATTGTGATCTGGAAGCTCAAAGTGACGGAAAATCATTCCTCCGTTGCTGGCACATTACGGGTGACTACTTCCTTATGTTGATGTATGACCGTCCTTTGACTGAAGATGATTTTACTGCGAATCAACTGGCCATCTTCAAGGCAGGCGACAAGAAGCTGACTTATGTAACCGGCTTGCCTGAGACTAATTTGATTTCCGGTTTCGGCAACGCGCCTTATACCGAAAATGGCAATGTTTATCTGACTGTAACGACAACCGAGGGGTATCCTGCCATCTACAAGATCAATCCATCGAGCGCCACTGCAACGAAGGGAGTTACCATTGAAGCTACTCAGATCAGCGGTGTGGGCCGGTTGACACCTACTAAATAA
- a CDS encoding glycoside hydrolase family 2 protein, with protein MSRKHFLGTILFLLTTWVVQAQKAERQYLSGTGLGNTVTWQFRVSEGRNSGHWSKIEVPSQWELQGFGEYTYGRWYKKPGVKNPSMEEGTYKRSFRIPRNWQGQNIRLWFDGVMTDTEVLINGQSAGPVHQGGFYRFSYDVTELLKYGSSNQIEVRVKKHSDNRTVNAAERKADWWLFGGIYRPVWLEAKPATHIERLAVDARADGELKVEVHLQGTTGEESLSMEVAPISAKDAEHRPVKVTKEPVQLLTAHFDGISPWTPESPVLYRLTVSLFGKEGNIIHSMDTRIGFRTIDFRPRDGLYLNGTKLVMKGINRHSFHPDGGRTTNKELSIEDVKLIKEMNMNAVRSHYPPDEHFLDACDSLGLLYIDELAGWQNAYDTPTGTRLVREMLTRDVNHPCIVLWSNGNEGGWNTAIDSLFRTYDPQKRHVIHPWADFDELDTHHYPAYLTGVARFTNGYKVFMPAEFMHGQYDQGHGAGLEDFWARYTAHPLFAGGFMWAYSDEAVCRSDRGGALDSEDYNAPDGILGPFREKEGSYYSVREVWSPIHVEPLMITPSFRGDFRVSNRYLFTNLGACSMRWRVLHCTSPLNSDGEGEVVTVADGGAQAWRQVLDSGRVQLPSLVPGETGFARIDLPDNFFNGDILELEAYGADGESVCTRTFPIHYAKDYLKGELQPKGADAHPSGSQSTSVSTDSQNITVSNCHVEETDTLITLHSSAITVSFRKSDATITSVTRNADGRIIPLKDGPVAVGMKMVLADLSARTENGDAVLCARYRGAADSIVWRLTPDGLLSMDAVLLNRASGGGGFDDAFTDTEVLNLGLTFSYPESECSGMRWMGRGPYRVWKNRIPGANYGIWQKDYNNTITGESTERLVYPEFKGYHANLYWATLQSPTAPFTVYAASDGIFLRVFTPEEPHGRQDGLNTMPDFPAGDISFLLDIPAIRSFKPISQHGPQSQPGIIRIKKGDEGLRLNLMFDFK; from the coding sequence ATGAGCAGGAAGCACTTTCTCGGAACCATCCTTTTCTTACTGACCACTTGGGTTGTACAAGCCCAGAAGGCAGAACGCCAATATCTTTCCGGCACCGGGCTGGGCAACACGGTGACCTGGCAATTCCGCGTCTCCGAAGGCCGGAACAGCGGACACTGGAGTAAAATAGAAGTCCCCTCACAATGGGAATTGCAAGGCTTCGGCGAATACACCTACGGCCGCTGGTATAAAAAGCCGGGCGTGAAGAACCCTTCGATGGAAGAAGGTACATACAAACGTTCTTTCCGCATACCCCGCAACTGGCAGGGACAGAACATACGTCTCTGGTTTGACGGTGTAATGACCGATACCGAGGTTCTCATCAACGGGCAATCGGCAGGACCGGTGCATCAGGGCGGTTTCTATCGCTTCTCTTATGACGTAACGGAATTGCTGAAATACGGAAGTTCCAACCAAATAGAAGTACGGGTGAAGAAACATTCCGATAACCGTACAGTAAATGCCGCCGAACGTAAAGCAGACTGGTGGCTGTTCGGTGGAATATACCGCCCGGTATGGCTGGAAGCAAAACCGGCAACACATATAGAACGTCTGGCTGTGGACGCCCGTGCGGATGGGGAACTGAAAGTTGAAGTACATCTACAAGGTACTACCGGAGAAGAAAGCCTCTCTATGGAAGTGGCACCGATATCTGCAAAAGATGCCGAACACCGCCCCGTGAAGGTTACTAAAGAACCTGTTCAGCTGTTGACCGCTCATTTTGATGGTATTTCTCCATGGACTCCTGAGTCTCCTGTACTCTATCGGCTTACAGTCTCTTTGTTCGGTAAGGAAGGAAACATCATTCATTCCATGGATACGCGCATAGGCTTCCGCACCATTGATTTCCGCCCCCGCGACGGACTCTACCTGAACGGTACCAAGCTGGTTATGAAGGGAATCAACCGCCACTCTTTCCATCCCGATGGCGGACGAACCACAAATAAAGAACTCAGCATAGAGGACGTGAAGCTTATCAAAGAAATGAATATGAACGCCGTCCGTTCTCATTATCCGCCCGATGAGCATTTCCTCGATGCCTGCGACTCGCTGGGCTTGCTTTATATCGATGAACTGGCAGGCTGGCAGAATGCTTACGATACCCCGACCGGCACCCGGCTTGTCCGCGAAATGCTGACGCGCGATGTGAATCATCCATGTATCGTGTTGTGGAGCAATGGCAATGAAGGCGGATGGAATACTGCCATCGACAGCCTGTTCCGTACATACGATCCCCAGAAACGTCATGTCATCCATCCCTGGGCGGACTTTGACGAACTGGATACCCATCACTATCCCGCTTATCTTACAGGAGTGGCCCGTTTCACCAATGGCTATAAAGTCTTTATGCCTGCCGAGTTCATGCACGGCCAGTACGACCAGGGGCATGGTGCCGGACTGGAAGATTTCTGGGCACGCTACACCGCTCATCCGCTCTTTGCCGGAGGTTTCATGTGGGCATATAGTGATGAGGCAGTGTGTCGTTCAGACCGCGGCGGGGCACTGGATAGTGAAGATTATAATGCACCGGATGGTATTCTGGGGCCTTTCCGGGAAAAAGAGGGCAGCTATTATTCAGTTCGTGAAGTCTGGTCGCCGATACACGTAGAACCATTAATGATTACTCCTTCGTTCCGTGGGGATTTCCGGGTATCGAACAGATATCTGTTTACAAACCTAGGTGCATGCTCCATGCGCTGGCGCGTGCTTCATTGCACGTCACCACTGAATAGTGATGGAGAAGGGGAAGTTGTGACAGTCGCTGACGGAGGTGCACAGGCATGGCGTCAGGTGCTGGACAGTGGAAGGGTGCAGTTACCATCATTAGTTCCCGGAGAAACAGGATTTGCACGCATCGATCTGCCGGATAATTTCTTCAACGGAGACATTCTGGAACTTGAAGCATACGGAGCAGATGGTGAGAGTGTCTGTACACGTACATTCCCGATACATTACGCGAAAGACTATCTGAAAGGTGAGTTACAGCCGAAGGGGGCAGATGCCCATCCATCCGGTTCACAAAGTACATCAGTAAGTACAGACTCACAGAATATAACTGTAAGTAATTGTCATGTTGAGGAAACTGATACTCTGATTACATTGCATTCTTCTGCCATCACTGTCTCTTTCCGAAAGAGCGATGCCACTATCACTTCTGTGACGAGGAATGCTGACGGACGAATCATTCCGTTGAAAGATGGTCCTGTTGCTGTTGGGATGAAGATGGTGTTGGCTGATCTGTCTGCTCGTACAGAAAATGGAGATGCGGTTCTTTGTGCCCGTTATCGTGGTGCGGCAGACTCTATTGTTTGGCGTCTGACGCCGGACGGATTGCTCTCGATGGATGCTGTGTTACTGAACCGAGCTTCCGGTGGTGGTGGCTTCGACGATGCTTTCACGGACACCGAAGTGCTGAATCTTGGCCTTACCTTCTCTTATCCTGAGTCCGAGTGTTCCGGTATGCGTTGGATGGGACGCGGTCCATATCGTGTATGGAAGAATCGTATTCCGGGGGCAAATTATGGTATCTGGCAGAAAGATTATAATAATACAATCACCGGTGAAAGTACCGAACGTCTGGTTTATCCGGAGTTCAAGGGCTATCATGCCAATCTCTACTGGGCAACTTTGCAAAGTCCTACCGCTCCATTTACGGTTTATGCGGCAAGTGACGGAATCTTCCTTCGGGTATTCACTCCCGAAGAACCTCACGGACGTCAGGATGGCTTGAACACCATGCCCGACTTCCCTGCCGGAGATATTTCCTTCCTGCTCGATATACCTGCTATCCGTAGCTTCAAACCTATTAGTCAGCACGGGCCACAGAGCCAGCCGGGAATTATCCGTATCAAGAAGGGGGATGAGGGGTTACGCCTCAATCTGATGTTTGACTTCAAGTAA